The Ranitomeya variabilis isolate aRanVar5 chromosome 7, aRanVar5.hap1, whole genome shotgun sequence DNA window GAGCAGCGTCGCGCAGAACTCCCAGCTCTACCGCACAGCAGCAAGGAAGCATCACAATGGCTGCATTATCATTTTTTTTACTTGTAGTAATATTTTAAATCGGTTGATTTGAACACTACCTACCGGTATATAATTTTTATGCATAGTGCCCATTTTGTTAAAGGAAGTCTGTCAACACgaaataactgttcaaaccaagcacaggcactcgtCACCTCCTTGAAGTGGCCAAACCGTTCAGTGCATCTTTTCTTCATTTATGTCTATTCTTATTTTAGTCCAGAGCTGCCAACCAGTTGGAGATAAGTGGAAAAGAAGTAGGTGGGGACCTATACTGATCCATTTGGCCACGTCAAGGGTGCACCAATTGCCTGTGCTTCACTTAAACAGCCATTACAGGAGTCTGTCGCCCCCATGCTAATTAAACCACTGTTACAAGTATGTAGTGGCCCCTATAAAAATAATACCTTTTAATGCTTTAGttagcattaaaaaaatgattTGTTTTGCATGCAGATGAGGGGGCATCGGTGCACTGTTGGCGTGGCTAAAGAGCTCAGTGCACTATTACCCATCCTCAATTTACAAACGTCATCTTGATAGACCGCGCACTCATCAGCTGTTCTCGCACACTATTATTTCCATCTCTAATTGCTGGCTCCTGTCTGCATTACATTACCAAACAGCTGCCGCAGACTGGACCCAGCAATGAGCGCCAACAATGACACTGTGAGCGTGGCTGCAGGGTCCGTGCGGAAGTGCAGAGACACTGATTGAGGTCGGCACTGTCAGTCAGCGGCTCTGCACCTCCGCACGGACACTGCAGCCACGCTCACATAGCGCCATTGTTGGCTCTGGCCTGCGGCTGCCACTTGGTGCTGCCACTTGGTACTGCCACTTGGTACTGCATTGGCTGCAGCCTGCTGACAGGAACCAGCAATGAGAGCCGGCAGTAAGTATATGAGTGCGGATTCAGAGTGCCCTGTCAGTCAAGATACGGCTGTGCTCTGTCAGCAAATTATGGGTGAGTAATGGCACTGTATAGCTGTAttaggggtgacagactccctgtaATCCATCCAGTTGTCACTCTTCCTCCATCAAGGCTCATCTCATTCACAGGGTACGGGGGAGACAACAGACTTTAGCTTTCGTCATACATTTGTGGAGACGTTGCATGGATTGCAACAGGATAAAGCTGTTGCTTTATACTGACGTATATATATGAACAATCATATTTGCATGTTTATTTTATCACTGCACTTACAGGTGTTTCCCCacaaacaaaatacattttaatcactagatcttggaataataataatttccacaattggatgtgtttatataaaatgttcctgtgctgaggtaatcttataactgtgcccttgctgtgtactgtgtaatggctgtgtctgaccgtacaggaacatggtctgatcataccctaGGCGTGGGAGGAAGGAAATGAGTATACAGACACGACAGGATTACAGAGCTGCTTTCTGTGAGGAAAAATATTTTTCAACAGGCAGGGAAATAATGAGctgcgatcccatgctgtcctgtctgtatactctcttttgctttctcccctgcccaggagctttgGTATATCCCACCATCTTCCTGCACGGTCAGAAACAGCCATTACACAGGGGCACCTTTacaccacattcacacattcagtatttggtcagtattttacctcagtatttgtagccaaaaccaggagtgggtgataaatccagaagtggtgcatatgtttctattatacttttcctctgattgttccactcctggttttggctacaaatactgaggtaaaatactgaccaaatattgaccgTGGCCTTAagccaggttcacattagcgttcgggggctttgcggagggctgagtACGTCCTCCGTTAAGTCCGCCTacatccgcatacttctgcatgcgtcctgtgtacctatctttaacattgggtacacaggacatgTGCATGTatgcgcatgcgtcgtttctattgttccaattgtggaacttatgtgaagatctattaattaaaatgtactttgttggtGGGATGCCCCCGGAATTAGTAACGGATCAGAGTCGGCTTAGAGTCCACTGTGCATGAATATTTGTCCTTCAGGAAGCTAATATTACACTGCAGACATTGATTAGAAACTAGTCTGCAATGTGGGTGAAGTAGAACGGAGCGTGACCTGCACCAACCGCCCCCCGGCTTTGCCCGTAGTCAGAGCTGCACACACAATCTGCAGAAATGTCTTCTATACGTCCCATGGCACGCACGGCATATAGCCACATACTGTCTGATGCAATCCATCCAGTACATGAGGATTAAAATGGCTTACAATAAATACTAATAGGCAGAGCGAGTTCACACTGGGACATGGAGGACTactttctctttttttattttttattttccactgGCTGCAAAGAGAAGGATAGGGATATCAGTCATGTTCTGCTTAACTTGCCTCTTCGCACCATCCTCCTTTGTCTCGCTTTACAATTTTGGTTCTGTTCACACCCAGcagctgtttttattttatttttatttatgaaTCTCTTGTGACCAAAATCTACATAGAGATGTTATTagattccatttatttatttaaatgggattttttttttttttacataaaaatggatGATGTGCTGATGGACAGGATGAGTTGCATACGTCCCATCTAGCATAGACCAAAAAAAAACCTCCTTGTCGATATCTGTCATCAATTGAACAACAGAAGAGGAGAAAATAACAATCTCTTCTGTGTCTTTTTTCCCATTGGCCCTCAATGTAATTTTAAATGGGCAACAAAACACTGGCATTATTTTCAGTGCATAAAAATTAATATACAAATTTTAAGCTAGATCATCATTAAAATGAAGATAAGAGCATAAAAAGCCTTTTctctaatgtgaacatagccttacttgtAATGCTGTCTTTGCCCTGCAGTTGTTTCATGTACTGTAATCAGATATTGATGCATATTCGTGTTTCCTTTTAATTTGTGCTTTATTTGATTTTTACAGTTCTGCACTGATTAACTGTTCACTGTTTGTTTTTATCTTCTAGTATTGAAAACAGTAATTGTTTTAATGCAAGATCTGCACACTGTAAATCCCTTAAGTATTAGAGGGGCttcccaggattttttttttttatttacccaaCCGCAGGCAGTGTAGTCACATGAAAAAGAATAACTTGCCTTTTAAATCTCCTGTTGTTTCAATAGTTTCTTCCCTTTTTACAGCTGATCATGTGatgcaccactgcagccaatcgctggtcATAGCAGTCActtgccatgcataccagaataagtgctgagaccagtgattggctgctgccGTCAAGTTAACAATATAGGTAATGTTGCTGTATAGGACCATCGGGGACCACAAAGAGGCAATGCTGGAATGGTGGTTGATTTGAAATATGATTTATAGCTATTGAATtactttaccacattttttgctgttGGACGCATTTCATTAAATCCCAGTAAACCATATTTAAAtggaactgtactttcaacaaactcCGTACTCCAACAATTATACAGGCAAATAAAAGAAAcattgcaatatatcttatcagagaaatctgcttctttcaccaCTTATGAGCCATTTAGTCTTCCCACGCCTTCTGAAATTATCTTCCACTCTGAAAAAAGACAGCACAACTCCTTATTGCTCAGACAAGAGGATTACCAGCCCATTGTGCTGTGACACAGCCCATTGTACTCTGTGGAGGGAAAGAGGAATCGGAGCAGAGAGAGAAAACAGGCAGAGGGAGACAAGATCTTGTTGAGTTTcataacaagtcttttacctcaccccAGGGCTAGATTCACATCCAGACAATTTAGTATTGCTGTATAATGTCTTCAATGCTGCTACTGCCTCTGTGTGCTATAAAAAATGAATGACGAGCAGGAACCCCTCTCTGTGTGCTGTATGAGAGACAATATATTAGCTGGTTTCTTCCTTCTAGCGCAGACTGGATTTCAAATTGAGAGGGCTAGCAGCAGAAATACAACATAGCTCAGCTGGGTTGATTTGAATCAACATCTGATGTGAAGTAAAACACTTCTTACAGAGCTCTGCACAATGTTTTTTTCGGTCTGCCCCTTCCTGTTTCCTCCCCTTGCTCTTCCTCACCCTCCTCTCTCCAGAGGCGATAATGGGCTGTGTCATATGACACCTGCAGTCCATGTCTTGCTCCAGCTGCTATTTCACAGTGGCTGGTGAGTTTAGGAGAGGGGAAGAAGTCTCTATAAATGGAGAAGGAAGCTGGTTTCTCTGATAAGATTAATTTTTAAGTTTTTTGGAAGTACAATTTCATTTTAAGGattgccacatttttttttgctttgtttcatTGCATTCCAAAAGCCTAATTATTTTATTTTCCTGTCTATGTAGACATGGGACACGCAACAATTTTTAATTAAGCTATTTTGGGTACGTGTGGATTAATAATTGATAATTAAGTGATTGCCTGTCAGTTCATCAGACCGTGCCATTGCGTCTGGCTATCTGCCAGCAAGATTCTTCTGTGCCAGTGCAATCACAATGATGTACATTTACAGCAGTCTGTGATCATATGTCACAGATAATATATTTGTACACCATTAAGGGATTGAAGATGGTGCTTGATGCAGAGCATAGACAGGTATAAATACACATTCATACAGAATGGACCTGTGTGCAGAAGTTTGTTTTTCTACCTCTATGTATTTTACTTCTCACTTTAAATCCAATGTTATGTTTTGGTACAGTTTTTACAACGGTTGCATTTAGATGTACTTttattcatgtattttttttttctgttgtcattTTAGGCTCGCATTGAAACTCTAACACGACCCTTAACTTCGTTGACCCCCCAGGCACAAGTCCAGATAAGAGCTGTGTCTCCACATGCTTTATCTCAACCCTTACCGTTTGcagcaccaccacctcctcctccaccgccacctccaccaccaccccctccacctcctcctccacttcccaCACAGTCCAAATCTACCCCAATATTGTTTGCAAAGTACAGTACCATCACAAGATTACAAAATGCTTCCCAATATCCAGGGCCTCATTTCAAGGCACCATCAGCTACCCAAGCAAGTCAGCATATTACACTAAGTACAAAACCTCAAATGGTTGTCACTCCAAATGGAGCAattcctccaccccctcctccaccccctcctccccctccaccaccCCCTGGTTCTGCTATGGCAATGCTAAAACCTAACCCTTGTGTGCCATCCACACCTCAGTTtacaccaccaccacctcctctaAAGATTAATCAAGTCCCACAAAATAACACTATTCAGACTGCTCAGCCTCCTCCGCCCCCACCAttgccaccaccacctcctccaccACCTTCATTCCAAGCCCCTGTTAAACAGTTTCTGCCTATAAGTAAAATCACAGTCCCTGTTGTAAATCCACCAACAACTGTAGCCACGGGACCACCGACAGCACCCAAAAAGCAATTACATTTTACCCCTTCCCAAACACCACAATCTTCAATAACTACATCAGCTCCAACTGGTCCTACGCCACCTCCAACATTACCAAAACAGCAAAGCTTTTCCACTAAGCCTCCTTCCTCTCCACAGTCAGCCATGCCCTCCGTTAAGCAAATTGTTAGTCAGTTTCCACCACCTCCTCCATCGGATACTGCTAAGCCAGCAACACCAAGTTCTGTTCCTCAGTCTCCGCCAGCtgtaaaggcaaaaccaaagtggcaACCATTTTCTGTTCCTTCACCggaatttcctcctcctcctcctgaaagTAGCTTAGCATTACTTCCTCCACCACCCCCACCACCTCCACCCCCTCCTTCAACATCCCCTGTTCCACCACCTTCACCAACACCAGACAAAACTGGTTCCCCTGGTAAGAAAACAAGCAAGACATCAAGTCCTGGAGGGAAAAAACCTCCACCAACTCCACAACGAAATTCTAGTATTAAGTCCAATAGTTCTGCTGAGTATCATGAATCTAAGAAGACATCTGTGGACAGCCTTGTTTCTAAATTTTCAGAGTCTCCTGGATCTCCTTCTAAAGAGTCACTACCCCCACCAGCAGCTCCACCAAAACCAGTTAAACTTAATCTTTCAGGAGTTAACTTGCCGATGGTTTTTCAACAAGGAAATCTCTCTGCTCATATGATGCCTACAGCAAAGGAACCTACAACAGAGTTTCCGTCTCCTCCTTCTGATTCTGAATCTGAATTTCCACCTCCACCAGCAGATATTGAGCTACTGccccctccacctccacctgtagaTGCCCCACCAATGTTGTTCTCTGGAAATACCTCACCAAAAGTAGCAGTAGTAAATCCACAGCCCCAGACATGGTCCAAATCATCTGTAAAGAAGGCTCCACCTCCAACTAGGCCAAAACGCAATGATAGCATGAGGTTAATGCAAGCCGAAATGACAGAACCTGCTCCCGTAAGTCCTCAAGCCCCAACTTCGCCCAAGCCTGGCCTTAGTGTACAACCTGGATTCCTTGCTGACCTAAATAAGACTCTACAGCGAAAATCTATTACTCGACATAGTTCTCTGACCTCGGCCCGTTTGTCAAGGCCTGAACCCACTGCTACAATGGATGATATGGTACTGCCTCCTCCACCACCAGAGGTTTTAGGTGAACATCAAAAAGGTAATTGCTATGGAGGCAGCCATTTATCAGGCTATGCAACGTTACGAAGGGGACCACCTCCAGCCCCACCTAAAAGAGACCAGAATACCAAACTTTCTAGAGACTGGTAACCTACTTCATAAACTTTTTTTGGGACTTGTTGCACACCTGGCTGACTAATGTACTACTACTTAAACTTCTGGTATCATAATATCCAATCAAGCAACGCAGTTTCCGGATAAGGTCATTGTGCACTTTGCTGAACAGAAACAGAATCTGGTGATCCATGACTATTCCCAGTATCAACAGGACCAAATCCCTATTCATATTCTACATATAATGAAATCTTTTGTAGTGTATGTTGGTGTGCAGTGTGTTTCTGCATGTATTCCTACAATAGGCATATAATTCTGTAAGTAATATAGCATCTGTAAAATAAAGGATAACAAGAATGTTTTATTTCAAAATGTCTGTTTCTAGTCAAGTGTAAAGAATAGTATACGGTCATCAAGCATGATATTGGTGCAAAAGATTTACTTAGCGCTATTATTTCATGAGTTTGTAATATGGTTCTGCCAAAGTGGCCAGTAAGTACGGAAAGTCATAAACGGAGTTCTGCCTTAATTGCAAATGGGTGCTATTGTCATGTGTGTTACCTTTACATCCTGCCCCTTATAGTCCCTGGGTTACAGTATAGTGTTGCATTTACACTTTTctccaaattaaaaaaacaacaaatctgtATTTTCATATTTTCACCTATAgagattttggggaaaaaaaataaaagcctCTTCTAACCTGACGGGTCCATGTGCAGAAATAGAAAATGCAGctaccattagatgttggtttctcTTATCCCGGtcttaaatatttttttctcttttgtcttGATACAGTTTCTTCCACAAGGATTCCCCATGCTTATGGTGTGAAATATTCATTAAATTGATTGTACTACTTTCACCAGAAACGTTACTTACATTTCTTCACAAGCCTTTTCCAGAGCAATATTTGCAGTTCTGTCTTTGAGGAGGGTTTGTAATGACTGCACAATTCCTTGTAGATCATTTCCTTATGTGTAAACTTCTGGTGCTATGAGAAATATGGCCAGCTATTAAAAGGGGTTGTATGGGATGTATATAGCCAACATCCCTGACACCCTTTTCATGCTGCTTCTTCTCTCCATTCCTCTGTTCTGGAGCCCTGCTGTCTGCTTTACCAAAATGGATAATGGCCGCTGTCTTAGACTTCTCTATCAATAGGACCAGCGACTTGTCACATTTTCAGTTTATACTGGAGGGGTTTCTTTAAATTGGACTGGGCTGCAATACCACTGGTACCAATCTATGTATATTGATTGTGGGTTTTTTTCTAATCTCAAACCCTTTTAGTCAGGGACAACATTGCAACATGTCGCGC harbors:
- the RAPH1 gene encoding ras-associated and pleckstrin homology domains-containing protein 1 isoform X3, whose amino-acid sequence is MDHSAAMEQLSDEEIDHGAEEDSDKEDQDLDKMFGAWLGELDKLTQSLDTEKPEEPVKRSPLRQETNLANFSYRFSMYNISEALNQGETVDLDALMADLCSIEQELSSIGSQSSKNTLKSHERRSSQKPPAARTSTKQSSLRGLPSSSGRIAKPSHANFSLDDITAQLEQASLSMDEAARQTAVEDAKPAVTIHHRRTASAGTVSDSDLRSVSNSSRSSITSAASSMDSLDIDKMTRPQELDLIQGQPISEEEQAAKIKAEKIRIALEKIKEAQVKKLVIRVHMSDDSSKTMMVDERQTVRQVLDNLMDKSHCGYSLDWSLVETISELQMDRIFEDHENLVENLLNWTRDSQNKLMFVERIEKYALFKNPQNYLLGRKETLEMADRNKEVLLEECFCGSSVTVPEIEGVLWLKDDGKKSWKKRYFLLRASGIYYVPKGKAKASRDLVCFLQLDHVNVYYGQEYRSKYKAPTDYCLVLKHPQIQKKSQYIKYLCCDDVRTLHQWVNGIRIAKYGKQLYINYQEALKRTEAAYDWTSLSSSSMKSGSSSSSLPESQSNHSNQSDSGLSDSLAISHVRSQSIVSSIFSEAWKRGTQLEESSKARIETLTRPLTSLTPQAQVQIRAVSPHALSQPLPFAAPPPPPPPPPPPPPPPPPPPLPTQSKSTPILFAKYSTITRLQNASQYPGPHFKAPSATQASQHITLSTKPQMVVTPNGAIPPPPPPPPPPPPPPPGSAMAMLKPNPCVPSTPQFTPPPPPLKINQVPQNNTIQTAQPPPPPPLPPPPPPPPSFQAPVKQFLPISKITVPVVNPPTTVATGPPTAPKKQLHFTPSQTPQSSITTSAPTGPTPPPTLPKQQSFSTKPPSSPQSAMPSVKQIVSQFPPPPPSDTAKPATPSSVPQSPPAVKAKPKWQPFSVPSPEFPPPPPESSLALLPPPPPPPPPPPSTSPVPPPSPTPDKTGSPGKKTSKTSSPGGKKPPPTPQRNSSIKSNSSAEYHESKKTSVDSLVSKFSESPGSPSKESLPPPAAPPKPVKLNLSGVNLPMVFQQGNLSAHMMPTAKEPTTEFPSPPSDSESEFPPPPADIELLPPPPPPVDAPPMLFSGNTSPKVAVVNPQPQTWSKSSVKKAPPPTRPKRNDSMRLMQAEMTEPAPVSPQAPTSPKPGLSVQPGFLADLNKTLQRKSITRHSSLTSARLSRPEPTATMDDMVLPPPPPEVLGEHQKGNCYGGSHLSGYATLRRGPPPAPPKRDQNTKLSRDW
- the RAPH1 gene encoding ras-associated and pleckstrin homology domains-containing protein 1 isoform X4; the protein is MEQLSDEEIDHGAEEDSDKEDQDLDKMFGAWLGELDKLTQSLDTEKPEEPVKRSPLRQETNLANFSYRFSMYNISEALNQGETVDLDALMADLCSIEQELSSIGSQSSKNTLKSHERRSSQKPPAARTSTKQSSLRGLPSSSGRIAKPSHANFSLDDITAQLEQASLSMDEAARQTAVEDAKPAVTIHHRRTASAGTVSDSDLRSVSNSSRSSITSAASSMDSLDIDKMTRPQELDLIQGQPISEEEQAAKIKAEKIRIALEKIKEAQVKKLVIRVHMSDDSSKTMMVDERQTVRQVLDNLMDKSHCGYSLDWSLVETISELQMDRIFEDHENLVENLLNWTRDSQNKLMFVERIEKYALFKNPQNYLLGRKETLEMADRNKEVLLEECFCGSSVTVPEIEGVLWLKDDGKKSWKKRYFLLRASGIYYVPKGKAKASRDLVCFLQLDHVNVYYGQEYRSKYKAPTDYCLVLKHPQIQKKSQYIKYLCCDDVRTLHQWVNGIRIAKYGKQLYINYQEALKRTEAAYDWTSLSSSSMKSGSSSSSLPESQSNHSNQSDSGLSDSLAISHVRSQSIVSSIFSEAWKRGTQLEESSKARIETLTRPLTSLTPQAQVQIRAVSPHALSQPLPFAAPPPPPPPPPPPPPPPPPPPLPTQSKSTPILFAKYSTITRLQNASQYPGPHFKAPSATQASQHITLSTKPQMVVTPNGAIPPPPPPPPPPPPPPPGSAMAMLKPNPCVPSTPQFTPPPPPLKINQVPQNNTIQTAQPPPPPPLPPPPPPPPSFQAPVKQFLPISKITVPVVNPPTTVATGPPTAPKKQLHFTPSQTPQSSITTSAPTGPTPPPTLPKQQSFSTKPPSSPQSAMPSVKQIVSQFPPPPPSDTAKPATPSSVPQSPPAVKAKPKWQPFSVPSPEFPPPPPESSLALLPPPPPPPPPPPSTSPVPPPSPTPDKTGSPGKKTSKTSSPGGKKPPPTPQRNSSIKSNSSAEYHESKKTSVDSLVSKFSESPGSPSKESLPPPAAPPKPVKLNLSGVNLPMVFQQGNLSAHMMPTAKEPTTEFPSPPSDSESEFPPPPADIELLPPPPPPVDAPPMLFSGNTSPKVAVVNPQPQTWSKSSVKKAPPPTRPKRNDSMRLMQAEMTEPAPVSPQAPTSPKPGLSVQPGFLADLNKTLQRKSITRHSSLTSARLSRPEPTATMDDMVLPPPPPEVLGEHQKGNCYGGSHLSGYATLRRGPPPAPPKRDQNTKLSRDW
- the RAPH1 gene encoding ras-associated and pleckstrin homology domains-containing protein 1 isoform X2; the protein is MEQLSDEEIDHGAEEDSDKEDQDLDKMFGAWLGELDKLTQSLDTEKPEEPVKRSPLRQETNLANFSYRFSMYNISEALNQGETVDLDALMADLCSIEQELSSIGSQSSKNTLKSHERRSSQKPPAARTSTKQSSLRGLPSSSGRIAKPSHANFSLDDITAQLEQASLSMDEAARQTAVEDAKPAVTIHHRRTASAGTVSDSDLRSVSNSSRSSITSAASSMDSLDIDKMTRPQELDLIQGQPISEHSYLDRETSLLLRNIAGKPSHLLTKEEQAAKIKAEKIRIALEKIKEAQVKKLVIRVHMSDDSSKTMMVDERQTVRQVLDNLMDKSHCGYSLDWSLVETISELQMDRIFEDHENLVENLLNWTRDSQNKLMFVERIEKYALFKNPQNYLLGRKETLEMADRNKEVLLEECFCGSSVTVPEIEGVLWLKDDGKKSWKKRYFLLRASGIYYVPKGKAKASRDLVCFLQLDHVNVYYGQEYRSKYKAPTDYCLVLKHPQIQKKSQYIKYLCCDDVRTLHQWVNGIRIAKYGKQLYINYQEALKRTEAAYDWTSLSSSSMKSGSSSSSLPESQSNHSNQSDSGLSDSLAISHVRSQSIVSSIFSEAWKRGTQLEESSKARIETLTRPLTSLTPQAQVQIRAVSPHALSQPLPFAAPPPPPPPPPPPPPPPPPPPLPTQSKSTPILFAKYSTITRLQNASQYPGPHFKAPSATQASQHITLSTKPQMVVTPNGAIPPPPPPPPPPPPPPPGSAMAMLKPNPCVPSTPQFTPPPPPLKINQVPQNNTIQTAQPPPPPPLPPPPPPPPSFQAPVKQFLPISKITVPVVNPPTTVATGPPTAPKKQLHFTPSQTPQSSITTSAPTGPTPPPTLPKQQSFSTKPPSSPQSAMPSVKQIVSQFPPPPPSDTAKPATPSSVPQSPPAVKAKPKWQPFSVPSPEFPPPPPESSLALLPPPPPPPPPPPSTSPVPPPSPTPDKTGSPGKKTSKTSSPGGKKPPPTPQRNSSIKSNSSAEYHESKKTSVDSLVSKFSESPGSPSKESLPPPAAPPKPVKLNLSGVNLPMVFQQGNLSAHMMPTAKEPTTEFPSPPSDSESEFPPPPADIELLPPPPPPVDAPPMLFSGNTSPKVAVVNPQPQTWSKSSVKKAPPPTRPKRNDSMRLMQAEMTEPAPVSPQAPTSPKPGLSVQPGFLADLNKTLQRKSITRHSSLTSARLSRPEPTATMDDMVLPPPPPEVLGEHQKGNCYGGSHLSGYATLRRGPPPAPPKRDQNTKLSRDW
- the RAPH1 gene encoding ras-associated and pleckstrin homology domains-containing protein 1 isoform X1, which encodes MDHSAAMEQLSDEEIDHGAEEDSDKEDQDLDKMFGAWLGELDKLTQSLDTEKPEEPVKRSPLRQETNLANFSYRFSMYNISEALNQGETVDLDALMADLCSIEQELSSIGSQSSKNTLKSHERRSSQKPPAARTSTKQSSLRGLPSSSGRIAKPSHANFSLDDITAQLEQASLSMDEAARQTAVEDAKPAVTIHHRRTASAGTVSDSDLRSVSNSSRSSITSAASSMDSLDIDKMTRPQELDLIQGQPISEHSYLDRETSLLLRNIAGKPSHLLTKEEQAAKIKAEKIRIALEKIKEAQVKKLVIRVHMSDDSSKTMMVDERQTVRQVLDNLMDKSHCGYSLDWSLVETISELQMDRIFEDHENLVENLLNWTRDSQNKLMFVERIEKYALFKNPQNYLLGRKETLEMADRNKEVLLEECFCGSSVTVPEIEGVLWLKDDGKKSWKKRYFLLRASGIYYVPKGKAKASRDLVCFLQLDHVNVYYGQEYRSKYKAPTDYCLVLKHPQIQKKSQYIKYLCCDDVRTLHQWVNGIRIAKYGKQLYINYQEALKRTEAAYDWTSLSSSSMKSGSSSSSLPESQSNHSNQSDSGLSDSLAISHVRSQSIVSSIFSEAWKRGTQLEESSKARIETLTRPLTSLTPQAQVQIRAVSPHALSQPLPFAAPPPPPPPPPPPPPPPPPPPLPTQSKSTPILFAKYSTITRLQNASQYPGPHFKAPSATQASQHITLSTKPQMVVTPNGAIPPPPPPPPPPPPPPPGSAMAMLKPNPCVPSTPQFTPPPPPLKINQVPQNNTIQTAQPPPPPPLPPPPPPPPSFQAPVKQFLPISKITVPVVNPPTTVATGPPTAPKKQLHFTPSQTPQSSITTSAPTGPTPPPTLPKQQSFSTKPPSSPQSAMPSVKQIVSQFPPPPPSDTAKPATPSSVPQSPPAVKAKPKWQPFSVPSPEFPPPPPESSLALLPPPPPPPPPPPSTSPVPPPSPTPDKTGSPGKKTSKTSSPGGKKPPPTPQRNSSIKSNSSAEYHESKKTSVDSLVSKFSESPGSPSKESLPPPAAPPKPVKLNLSGVNLPMVFQQGNLSAHMMPTAKEPTTEFPSPPSDSESEFPPPPADIELLPPPPPPVDAPPMLFSGNTSPKVAVVNPQPQTWSKSSVKKAPPPTRPKRNDSMRLMQAEMTEPAPVSPQAPTSPKPGLSVQPGFLADLNKTLQRKSITRHSSLTSARLSRPEPTATMDDMVLPPPPPEVLGEHQKGNCYGGSHLSGYATLRRGPPPAPPKRDQNTKLSRDW